A single genomic interval of Demequina sp. NBRC 110054 harbors:
- a CDS encoding ribbon-helix-helix protein, CopG family, producing the protein MSESETEGAGSRGLGSRGAETVEVIVTLTVDEAARIDAVADRQGLSRTDFLREAASRYADRLDRDRELTAAAEAALARAGQPAGSGIFLAESQRVIAEEDE; encoded by the coding sequence GTGAGCGAGAGCGAGACGGAAGGCGCAGGGAGTAGAGGCTTGGGGAGTAGGGGAGCTGAGACCGTGGAAGTCATCGTCACTCTGACCGTAGACGAGGCAGCAAGAATCGACGCCGTCGCCGACCGGCAAGGGCTGAGCCGCACGGATTTCCTTCGCGAGGCGGCCAGCAGATACGCCGACCGGCTCGACCGTGACCGCGAGCTCACTGCTGCGGCTGAGGCTGCGCTCGCGCGGGCCGGACAGCCCGCAGGATCCGGGATCTTCCTCGCTGAATCGCAGCGCGTGATCGCCGAAGAGGACGAGTAG
- a CDS encoding type II toxin-antitoxin system Phd/YefM family antitoxin, producing MSMLDLPQPITTIEARSGLSAILGRFRADATAQPVVFGNHRRAEAVVMPFAQFERMLEIVEDQTIAPTVAERIASGGGRDFDELLDDLGMHELKSEAGHGSATQAQ from the coding sequence ATGTCGATGCTTGACCTGCCGCAGCCGATCACGACGATCGAAGCCCGCAGCGGGCTCAGCGCGATCCTTGGCCGTTTCCGTGCGGACGCGACCGCGCAGCCCGTCGTATTCGGCAACCACCGCAGGGCCGAGGCAGTCGTGATGCCCTTCGCGCAGTTCGAGCGCATGCTGGAGATCGTCGAGGACCAGACGATCGCGCCGACCGTGGCGGAGCGAATCGCAAGTGGCGGCGGACGCGACTTCGACGAACTGCTGGACGACCTCGGGATGCATGAGCTGAAGTCGGAAGCGGGCCACGGGTCGGCGACACAGGCGCAATAG
- a CDS encoding type II toxin-antitoxin system RelE/ParE family toxin, translating to MALRISVLPGFEEDLHALPLQAQKAIIAAIVDLREGRRRGLPLEARSSVADLSDCHKLYVGTSPSGRPEYRLVYRLVSNRVTVVGAEIVAAGRREGLDAYLRAARRLGR from the coding sequence GTGGCGCTGCGGATCTCCGTCCTCCCGGGCTTCGAGGAGGACTTGCATGCGCTCCCGCTCCAGGCACAGAAGGCGATCATCGCCGCGATCGTCGACCTTCGCGAAGGTCGACGGCGAGGACTGCCGCTCGAGGCACGATCATCCGTCGCGGACCTCTCGGACTGCCACAAGCTGTACGTGGGGACCAGCCCGAGCGGTCGACCCGAGTACCGGCTGGTGTACAGGCTCGTATCCAACCGGGTCACCGTCGTAGGTGCCGAGATCGTCGCGGCGGGTAGGCGCGAAGGGCTCGACGCCTACCTCCGAGCGGCACGTCGGCTCGGGCGCTGA
- a CDS encoding homoserine O-acetyltransferase — MDDDYSSWVPDAEAEEGLRPLPASAAWLPGDHPGQRQFLDIYGLELEADPLGWIDVTLAYETWGELNEARDNAVYVAHAFTGDSHVSGAAGEGHLTGGWWNGLVGPGKAIDTDRYFVVSANVVGGCQGSTGPAHPHPVDGRPWGSRFPWLTLRDHVQAEARLADHLGIDSWALVIGPSMGGMRAVEWAASFPARVRAIGAIGTTAASTAEQIAWNAAQTAAIRLDPQFRGGDYYGAAEGAGPYLGLGVARAIAHTTYRSEAELQERFGNRAQLGDPLKHDGMFAVESYLDHHADKLARRFDANSYLRMIHAVNTHDVGRDRGGLAAALKDFGGDALVVAIDSDRLYPLSNSERLAEALPGEVAVTVLHSDIGHDGFLIDSTGLNETVAHLLEKVAARV; from the coding sequence ATGGACGACGACTACTCGTCGTGGGTTCCCGACGCTGAGGCGGAGGAGGGGCTTCGGCCCCTCCCCGCCTCGGCGGCGTGGCTGCCCGGCGACCATCCGGGGCAACGCCAGTTCCTCGACATCTACGGCCTCGAGCTCGAGGCCGACCCGCTGGGCTGGATCGACGTGACGCTCGCGTACGAGACGTGGGGCGAGCTCAACGAGGCGCGCGACAACGCCGTCTACGTCGCGCACGCCTTCACGGGCGACAGCCACGTGTCGGGCGCCGCGGGCGAGGGCCACCTCACGGGCGGTTGGTGGAACGGGCTCGTCGGTCCCGGCAAGGCGATCGACACGGACCGCTACTTCGTCGTGAGCGCCAACGTGGTCGGCGGCTGCCAGGGCAGCACCGGCCCCGCGCACCCGCACCCGGTCGACGGACGGCCGTGGGGCTCGCGCTTCCCGTGGCTGACCCTGCGCGATCACGTCCAGGCCGAGGCCCGCCTCGCCGACCACCTCGGCATCGACTCGTGGGCGCTCGTCATCGGCCCGTCCATGGGCGGGATGCGCGCGGTCGAGTGGGCCGCGAGCTTCCCCGCCCGTGTGCGCGCGATCGGGGCGATCGGCACCACCGCGGCGAGCACCGCCGAGCAGATCGCATGGAACGCGGCGCAGACCGCGGCGATCCGCCTGGACCCGCAGTTCCGGGGTGGCGACTACTACGGCGCCGCGGAGGGCGCGGGCCCGTACCTGGGCCTCGGCGTCGCGCGCGCGATCGCTCACACGACGTACCGCTCGGAGGCGGAGCTGCAGGAGCGTTTCGGCAACCGCGCGCAGCTCGGGGACCCGCTCAAGCACGACGGCATGTTCGCGGTCGAGTCCTACCTCGACCACCACGCGGACAAGCTCGCGCGCCGCTTCGACGCGAACTCGTACCTGCGGATGATCCACGCGGTGAACACGCACGACGTGGGCCGCGACCGCGGCGGCCTCGCCGCCGCCCTCAAGGACTTCGGGGGCGACGCCCTGGTGGTCGCGATCGACTCGGACCGGCTCTACCCGCTGAGCAACTCGGAGCGCCTCGCGGAGGCCCTCCCGGGCGAGGTCGCGGTCACGGTGCTGCACTCGGACATCGGTCACGACGGCTTCCTCATCGACTCCACTGGCTTGAATGAGACAGTCGCGCACCTGCTGGAGAAGGTGGCAGCCCGGGTCTGA
- a CDS encoding bifunctional o-acetylhomoserine/o-acetylserine sulfhydrylase: protein MTTNNTASTNDWHFETKQIHAGQTPDGDTGARALPIYQTTAYVFPDTTTAANRFALSDLGPIYTRLGNPTQQAVEDRINALEGGVGALLLASGSAANTVAIQNIAEAGDHIVSSPSLYGGTYNLFHHTLPKWGIEVTFVENPDDPQSWRDAVRPNTKAFFGESISNPKQDLLDIETVAGIAHEAGVPLIVDNTVASPYLVQPLKWGADFVTHSATKYLGGHGTAIGGVIVDGGSFDFGKDAAKFPNYNTPDPSYHGLVYARDLGVGSQFGANLAFILKARVTLLRDTGAAISPFNAFLIAQGIETLSLRVERHVQNATEVAAFLEDRDDVESVAYSGLASSPWHDLQLKYSPKGAGSVLAFEIAGGKEAGQAFVDALELHSLVANIGDVRSLAIHPASTTHSQLTPAEQLTAGVTPGAVRLSVGIENITDILADLEKGFAAAAAVREAQEAADGGTTTGTATGTATGTGTATGSPAATSPATVGA from the coding sequence ATGACCACGAACAACACTGCATCGACCAATGACTGGCACTTCGAGACCAAGCAGATCCATGCCGGCCAGACCCCCGACGGAGACACCGGCGCCCGCGCCCTCCCGATCTACCAGACCACCGCGTACGTCTTCCCGGACACGACCACCGCCGCCAACCGCTTCGCGCTTTCCGACCTCGGCCCGATCTACACGCGTCTCGGCAACCCGACCCAGCAGGCCGTGGAGGACCGCATCAACGCGCTCGAGGGCGGCGTCGGCGCGCTGCTGCTCGCCTCGGGCTCGGCCGCGAACACGGTCGCGATCCAGAACATCGCGGAGGCGGGCGACCACATCGTCTCCTCGCCCTCGCTCTACGGCGGCACGTACAACCTCTTCCACCACACGCTTCCGAAGTGGGGCATCGAGGTCACGTTCGTCGAGAACCCCGACGACCCGCAGTCGTGGCGCGACGCGGTCCGCCCGAACACGAAGGCCTTCTTCGGCGAGTCGATCTCGAACCCCAAGCAGGACCTGCTCGACATCGAGACCGTGGCCGGCATCGCGCACGAGGCCGGCGTCCCGCTGATCGTCGACAACACCGTCGCCTCGCCGTACCTGGTCCAGCCGCTCAAGTGGGGAGCGGACTTCGTCACGCACTCGGCGACCAAGTACCTGGGCGGCCACGGCACCGCGATCGGCGGCGTGATCGTCGACGGCGGCTCGTTCGACTTCGGCAAGGACGCGGCCAAGTTCCCCAACTACAACACCCCCGACCCGAGCTACCACGGCCTCGTGTACGCCCGCGATCTGGGCGTCGGCTCGCAGTTCGGCGCGAACCTCGCGTTCATCCTCAAGGCGCGCGTCACCCTGCTGCGCGACACGGGCGCCGCGATCTCGCCGTTCAACGCCTTCCTCATCGCGCAGGGCATCGAGACCCTCTCGCTGCGCGTCGAGCGCCACGTCCAGAACGCCACCGAGGTCGCGGCCTTCCTCGAGGACAGGGACGATGTGGAGTCGGTCGCGTACTCGGGCCTCGCCTCGTCGCCGTGGCACGACCTCCAGCTCAAGTACTCGCCCAAGGGAGCCGGCTCGGTGCTCGCCTTCGAGATCGCGGGCGGCAAGGAGGCCGGGCAGGCCTTCGTCGACGCGCTCGAGCTGCACTCCCTCGTCGCGAACATCGGCGACGTGCGCTCGCTCGCGATCCACCCCGCCTCGACCACGCACTCGCAGCTCACGCCCGCCGAGCAGCTCACCGCCGGCGTGACACCGGGCGCGGTGCGCCTGTCGGTCGGCATCGAGAACATCACGGACATCCTGGCGGACCTCGAGAAGGGCTTCGCGGCGGCCGCGGCGGTCCGCGAGGCGCAGGAGGCGGCCGACGGCGGCACCACGACCGGCACCGCGACCGGCACCGCCACCGGCACCGGCACCGCCACCGGCTCGCCCGCCGCGACCTCCCCGGCAACCGTGGGCGCCTGA
- a CDS encoding CAP domain-containing protein: MVLQLRVVLAALLAAAVLAGTVVAAPAASAEVTYSDPEGRIIKLTNDIRKGVGLNTLKRSEKLSAVAENWARTMAAKYESDLKSDPYASVPLWHNPNTGSQIPSGWYAWGENVAWNLYYDDPVTQLSTQWENSPSHYENIVKSRFKYIGVGYYKDKYGISWGVQVFGDYTSDAAAGVSTKTQSATKAVASDGIETVSLNRGRKYIIKNNLGTGTAHKSFYVGKSSDTVLVGDWDGDGDDTLALKRGNKYYVYLKLGKVGAWRVYSMGKSTDTPLVGDWDGDGDDTISLKRGNRYMITNKLKPNTWSRIFRMGNAEATALVGDFNGNGKDSISLKRGRKYSIKYALDGATKKSFTMGKSKDTALVGDFNGNGKDSISLKRGNKYYIKYKLGPSSSNKIFSIGKASDTPLVGDFDG; this comes from the coding sequence ATGGTTCTTCAGCTACGAGTCGTCCTCGCCGCCCTCCTCGCCGCCGCAGTCCTCGCAGGCACCGTGGTCGCCGCCCCCGCCGCAAGCGCGGAGGTGACGTACAGCGATCCAGAAGGTCGGATCATCAAGCTCACCAATGACATCCGCAAGGGAGTCGGCCTCAACACCCTCAAGCGCTCGGAGAAGCTCTCCGCCGTCGCAGAGAACTGGGCCCGCACGATGGCCGCGAAGTACGAGTCCGACCTCAAGTCCGACCCCTACGCCTCCGTGCCGCTGTGGCACAACCCCAACACCGGCTCGCAGATCCCCTCGGGTTGGTACGCGTGGGGCGAGAACGTGGCGTGGAACCTCTACTACGACGACCCGGTGACGCAGCTGTCGACGCAGTGGGAGAACTCGCCGAGCCACTACGAGAACATCGTCAAGTCGCGCTTCAAGTACATCGGCGTCGGCTACTACAAGGACAAGTACGGCATCTCGTGGGGCGTCCAGGTCTTCGGTGACTACACCTCCGACGCCGCCGCCGGCGTCTCGACCAAGACCCAGAGCGCGACCAAGGCCGTCGCCTCCGACGGCATCGAGACGGTCTCCCTCAACCGCGGTCGCAAGTACATCATCAAGAACAACCTCGGGACGGGCACCGCGCACAAGTCGTTCTACGTGGGCAAGTCCAGCGACACCGTGCTCGTGGGTGACTGGGACGGCGACGGCGACGACACGCTCGCCCTCAAGCGAGGCAACAAGTACTACGTGTATCTGAAGCTCGGCAAGGTCGGCGCGTGGCGCGTCTACAGCATGGGCAAGTCCACCGACACGCCGCTCGTGGGTGACTGGGACGGCGACGGCGACGACACCATCTCGCTCAAGCGCGGCAACCGCTACATGATCACCAACAAGCTCAAGCCCAACACGTGGAGCCGCATCTTCCGGATGGGCAACGCCGAGGCGACCGCGCTGGTCGGTGACTTCAACGGCAACGGCAAGGACTCCATCTCCCTGAAGCGGGGCCGCAAGTACAGCATCAAGTACGCGCTCGACGGTGCGACCAAGAAGTCCTTCACGATGGGCAAGTCGAAGGACACCGCGCTCGTCGGTGACTTCAACGGCAACGGCAAGGACTCCATCTCCCTCAAGCGGGGCAACAAGTACTACATCAAGTACAAGCTGGGCCCCAGCAGCTCGAACAAGATCTTCTCGATCGGCAAGGCGTCGGACACCCCGCTGGTCGGTGACTTCGACGGCTGA
- a CDS encoding CoA-acylating methylmalonate-semialdehyde dehydrogenase, giving the protein MTDTDLPTLGHWISGAEAPGTGARTAPVYDPALGVATKNVALASQEDVDAAVASAKAAFPAWAETPLARRTAIMFRFRELLNERKGELAEIITSEHGKVVDDALGEIARGQEVVEFACGLGAHLKGEHASQVSTGVDVHSVPSPLGVVGIISPFNFPAMVPMWFFPIALAAGNAVVLKPSEKDPTAANWLAALWKEAGLPDGTFTVLHGDKVAVDGLLTHPDVEAISFVGSTPIAKYVYETGTAHGKRVQALGGAKNHMLVLPDADLDLVADSAINAGFGSAGERCMAVSVVVAVGDVADELIPKVTERMAGLRVGDGRRGCDMGPLVTEAHRDKVAGYIATAVEDGADVVVDGRGISVDGDPNGFWLGPTLIDNVPTTSAVYQEEIFGPVLSVVRVDTFEDGVELINSGAFGNGTAIFTNDGGAARRFQREIEVGMVGVNVPIPVPVATFSFGGWKASLFGDSRAHGAEGIRFFTRLKVITTRWLDPSHGGINLGFPVTD; this is encoded by the coding sequence TTGACCGACACCGACCTGCCCACCCTCGGCCACTGGATCTCTGGCGCCGAGGCGCCCGGTACCGGCGCGAGGACCGCGCCCGTGTACGACCCGGCCCTGGGCGTCGCGACCAAGAACGTCGCGCTCGCGAGCCAGGAGGACGTCGACGCGGCCGTCGCGTCCGCCAAGGCCGCGTTCCCCGCGTGGGCCGAGACCCCGCTCGCGCGCCGCACCGCGATCATGTTCCGCTTCCGCGAGCTCCTCAACGAGCGCAAGGGCGAGCTCGCCGAGATCATCACCTCCGAGCACGGCAAGGTCGTGGACGATGCGCTCGGCGAGATCGCGCGCGGCCAGGAGGTCGTCGAGTTCGCGTGCGGCCTCGGCGCGCACCTCAAGGGCGAGCACGCCTCGCAGGTCTCGACCGGCGTCGACGTCCACTCGGTGCCCTCGCCGCTCGGCGTCGTCGGCATCATCTCGCCGTTCAACTTCCCCGCGATGGTCCCGATGTGGTTCTTCCCGATCGCGCTCGCGGCCGGCAACGCCGTGGTCCTGAAGCCCTCCGAGAAGGACCCGACGGCCGCCAACTGGCTCGCCGCGCTGTGGAAGGAGGCCGGTCTTCCCGACGGCACCTTCACCGTGCTGCACGGCGACAAGGTCGCGGTCGACGGCCTGCTCACGCACCCCGACGTCGAGGCGATCTCCTTCGTGGGCTCGACCCCGATCGCGAAGTACGTCTACGAGACCGGCACGGCGCACGGCAAGCGCGTCCAGGCCCTCGGCGGCGCGAAGAACCACATGCTGGTCCTGCCCGACGCCGACCTGGACCTGGTCGCCGACTCGGCGATCAACGCGGGCTTCGGCTCCGCGGGCGAGCGCTGCATGGCCGTGTCCGTCGTGGTCGCCGTGGGCGACGTCGCGGACGAACTCATCCCCAAGGTCACCGAGCGCATGGCCGGGCTCCGCGTCGGCGATGGACGACGCGGCTGCGACATGGGCCCGCTCGTCACCGAGGCCCACCGAGACAAGGTCGCCGGCTACATCGCGACCGCCGTCGAGGACGGCGCCGATGTGGTGGTCGACGGCCGCGGCATCTCCGTGGATGGGGACCCGAACGGCTTCTGGCTCGGCCCGACCCTGATCGACAACGTGCCCACCACCTCGGCCGTGTACCAGGAGGAGATCTTCGGTCCCGTCCTGTCCGTGGTCCGCGTCGACACCTTCGAGGACGGCGTCGAGCTCATCAACTCGGGCGCGTTCGGCAACGGCACCGCGATCTTCACGAACGACGGCGGCGCCGCCCGCCGCTTCCAGCGCGAGATCGAGGTCGGCATGGTCGGCGTCAACGTGCCGATCCCGGTGCCCGTCGCGACGTTCTCGTTCGGAGGCTGGAAGGCCTCGCTGTTCGGCGACTCGCGCGCTCACGGCGCCGAGGGCATCCGCTTCTTCACCCGCCTCAAGGTGATCACCACGCGCTGGCTCGACCCGTCGCACGGTGGCATCAACCTCGGCTTCCCCGTGACGGACTAG
- a CDS encoding PucR family transcriptional regulator: MPTTISTLLEDRDLALSILVPGDEALHEAPLAWAHSSDLADPTPWLTEGGLLLTDGVSFMESATPEDLRAYVDRLQGARIVALGFAVGIAHDAVPEALIEACEAAGLPLLQVPQATPFMQIIRHVSDAIAKDDRARLEASLDAQRAVARAALRPDGLRAILTELELRLGTWVAMFDSSGERVEVATRRAIPADAAGPVAEAAARLLAKGRPGSMRLDDAGVTATLETIGRRAPLRGALAVGTAKGLDTAGADLVSSVIALAGIALEQSRTLDSARRRLRLGILELLRSGTFDVADSTARALWGGLPEEPLIVTLAEPGTDGGGLLEQLGAFADRHHGRMFFAEWEDRIVIVTSRGDETLVGPFLERAQARAGASGAIEWDDLDRGLDESARALASTTDGRPLARFPDLATRGLLTYLEESGGEAVAHRLLAPLLEDPDDAPLLEATAVWLEHLGQWDPAARALGVHRQTLRSRVGTTGRRLGLDLDRMDDRAELWAALTLLRRTPTRP, encoded by the coding sequence GTGCCGACCACGATCAGCACCCTCCTCGAGGACCGCGATCTCGCGCTGAGCATCCTCGTGCCCGGCGACGAGGCCCTTCACGAGGCGCCCCTCGCGTGGGCGCACAGCTCCGACCTGGCGGACCCCACGCCCTGGCTCACCGAGGGCGGGCTGCTGCTCACGGACGGCGTGAGCTTCATGGAGTCCGCGACGCCCGAGGACCTCCGCGCCTATGTCGACCGCCTCCAGGGCGCGCGCATCGTCGCGCTCGGCTTCGCGGTCGGGATCGCGCACGACGCGGTGCCCGAGGCCCTCATCGAGGCGTGCGAGGCCGCGGGCCTGCCGCTGCTGCAGGTCCCCCAGGCCACACCGTTCATGCAGATCATCCGCCACGTCTCGGACGCGATCGCGAAGGACGACCGCGCCCGCCTCGAGGCAAGCCTGGACGCCCAGCGCGCCGTCGCCCGCGCGGCCCTGCGCCCCGACGGCCTGCGCGCGATCCTCACCGAGCTCGAGCTGCGCCTGGGCACGTGGGTCGCGATGTTCGACTCCTCGGGCGAGCGCGTCGAGGTCGCCACGCGTCGCGCGATCCCCGCCGACGCGGCTGGCCCGGTCGCCGAGGCCGCCGCCCGGCTGCTCGCGAAGGGCAGGCCAGGGTCGATGCGCCTGGACGATGCGGGGGTCACCGCGACGCTCGAGACGATCGGCCGCCGCGCACCCCTGCGCGGCGCGCTCGCGGTGGGCACGGCCAAGGGGCTCGACACCGCGGGCGCGGACCTGGTCTCGAGCGTGATCGCGCTCGCAGGCATCGCGCTCGAGCAGTCCCGCACGCTCGACTCGGCGCGCCGCCGCCTGCGGCTCGGCATCCTCGAGCTGCTTCGCTCGGGCACGTTCGACGTCGCCGACTCGACCGCCCGAGCACTGTGGGGAGGCCTCCCCGAGGAGCCGCTCATCGTGACCCTCGCCGAGCCCGGCACCGACGGCGGAGGCCTGCTCGAGCAGCTCGGCGCTTTCGCGGACCGCCACCACGGGCGCATGTTCTTCGCCGAGTGGGAGGACCGCATCGTCATCGTCACCTCGCGCGGAGACGAGACCCTCGTGGGCCCCTTCCTCGAGCGCGCGCAGGCGCGCGCGGGAGCCTCGGGCGCGATCGAGTGGGACGACCTGGACCGCGGCCTCGACGAGTCGGCGCGCGCCCTCGCGAGCACGACCGACGGCCGCCCGTTGGCCCGCTTCCCCGACCTGGCCACGCGCGGCCTGCTCACCTACCTGGAGGAGTCGGGCGGCGAGGCCGTGGCGCATCGTCTGCTCGCCCCGCTCTTGGAGGACCCGGACGATGCGCCGCTCCTCGAGGCCACGGCCGTGTGGCTCGAGCACCTGGGCCAGTGGGATCCGGCGGCGCGAGCCCTGGGCGTGCACCGCCAGACCCTGCGCTCGCGCGTGGGGACGACGGGCCGGCGCCTCGGCCTGGACCTGGACCGCATGGACGACCGCGCGGAGCTCTGGGCGGCGCTCACGCTCCTGCGCCGCACGCCGACGCGCCCCTAG
- a CDS encoding aspartate aminotransferase family protein produces MSQSPFIQPSDNATITAADTGSVFHSWSAQAALAPIPIASGSGVKVWDFDGKEYLDFSSQLVNVNIGYQHPAVVTAIQEQAARLATIGPAFANDARAKAAQKILEHAPEGFTKIFFTNGGADAIENAIRMARLHTGRDKVISRYRSYHGNTGAAIVATGDWRRIPNEYATGHVHVFGPYPYRSNFWATTPEEDSARALEHLERTVVAEGPSSIAAILLEAIPGTAGVIMPTAEYMQGAREIASRYGIMLIIDEVMAGFGRTGKWLAHEHFGITPDLITFAKGVNSGYVPAGGVMISEAIAKTFDDRVFPGGLTYSGHPLAMASIVATIEAMENEGVVENAATIGETVIGPRLSAMASRLDVIGEVRGVGVFWAIELVANPETKEPLPAAEMGAIKKSLMEHGLLPFIADNRIHVVPPCVVTADEAETGLAIIEKVLSER; encoded by the coding sequence ATGAGCCAGTCGCCCTTCATCCAGCCCAGCGACAACGCGACCATCACCGCCGCCGACACCGGCAGCGTCTTCCACTCGTGGTCCGCGCAGGCGGCGCTCGCGCCGATCCCGATCGCGAGCGGCTCCGGCGTGAAGGTGTGGGACTTCGACGGCAAGGAGTACCTGGACTTCTCGAGCCAGCTCGTCAACGTCAATATCGGCTACCAGCACCCCGCGGTCGTGACGGCGATCCAGGAGCAGGCCGCTCGCCTCGCCACGATCGGCCCCGCGTTCGCGAACGACGCCCGCGCCAAGGCCGCGCAGAAGATCCTCGAGCACGCGCCCGAGGGCTTCACCAAGATCTTCTTCACCAACGGCGGCGCCGACGCGATCGAGAACGCGATCCGCATGGCGCGCCTGCACACCGGTCGCGACAAGGTCATCTCGCGCTACCGCTCGTACCATGGCAACACGGGCGCGGCCATCGTCGCGACCGGCGACTGGCGCCGCATCCCCAACGAGTACGCGACCGGTCACGTGCACGTCTTCGGGCCCTACCCGTACCGCTCGAACTTCTGGGCCACTACGCCCGAGGAGGACTCGGCGCGTGCGCTCGAGCACCTCGAGCGGACCGTGGTCGCCGAGGGCCCGTCGTCCATCGCCGCGATCCTGCTCGAGGCCATCCCGGGCACCGCGGGCGTCATCATGCCGACCGCCGAGTACATGCAGGGCGCCCGCGAGATCGCGAGCCGCTACGGGATCATGCTCATCATCGACGAGGTCATGGCGGGCTTCGGCCGCACCGGCAAGTGGCTCGCGCACGAGCACTTCGGGATCACGCCGGACCTCATCACCTTCGCCAAGGGCGTCAACTCGGGCTACGTGCCCGCGGGCGGCGTGATGATCTCCGAGGCCATCGCGAAGACCTTCGACGACCGCGTCTTCCCCGGCGGGCTGACCTACTCGGGCCACCCGCTCGCGATGGCGTCGATCGTCGCGACCATCGAGGCGATGGAGAACGAGGGCGTCGTCGAGAACGCCGCGACCATCGGCGAGACCGTGATCGGGCCGCGCCTGTCCGCGATGGCGTCCCGCTTGGACGTCATCGGTGAGGTGCGCGGCGTCGGGGTGTTCTGGGCCATCGAGCTCGTCGCGAACCCCGAGACCAAGGAGCCGCTGCCCGCCGCCGAGATGGGTGCGATCAAGAAGTCGCTCATGGAGCACGGCCTGCTGCCGTTCATCGCCGACAACCGCATCCACGTGGTGCCGCCGTGCGTCGTCACGGCGGACGAGGCCGAGACCGGCCTCGCGATCATCGAGAAGGTGCTCTCCGAGCGCTGA
- a CDS encoding aspartate aminotransferase family protein: protein MSTRSTIMDSNSFRADDAAGLPDGLKELTDRRAVLGGAYRLFYRTPVHLVRGEGQYLFDADGRKYLDMYNNVASLGHAHPAVVEAVTAQMQQLNTHTRYLHTAILDYSDEILATMPEALDRIMFMCTGSEANDLAIRVAREYTGGQGIIVTRESYHGTSALTSGHSPALGSGQPIDPTARLVDAPDAYRAGTEDIGRVFADRIAAAIADMRAAGIPFAGVLADSIFSSDGVFADAPGLLQPAIELVHAEGGVWIADEVQPGFGRTGDSFWGFARHDVVPDLVTMGKPMGNGIPVSGMAAKDEVLRAFTDQLPYFNTFGGNPVSMAAARAVLTVIREEELQERAKRVGAEFRAALAEIATRHEAIGDIRGAGQFTGLELVLDRTTKEPASALALDLLEQLRERGVLTSTAGPHANVLKLRPPLAFGSEDIDWAVSAIDEGLSALGA from the coding sequence ATGTCCACCAGGTCCACCATTATGGACAGCAACAGCTTCCGCGCCGACGACGCAGCCGGCCTTCCCGACGGGCTCAAGGAGCTCACGGACCGGCGCGCGGTGCTCGGCGGCGCGTACCGGCTGTTCTACCGCACCCCCGTCCACCTGGTCCGAGGCGAGGGGCAGTACCTGTTCGACGCCGACGGTCGCAAGTACCTCGACATGTACAACAACGTCGCGAGCCTGGGCCACGCCCACCCGGCGGTCGTCGAGGCCGTGACGGCTCAGATGCAGCAGCTCAACACCCACACCCGCTACCTGCACACCGCGATCCTCGACTACTCGGACGAGATCCTCGCCACCATGCCCGAGGCGCTCGACCGGATCATGTTCATGTGCACCGGGTCCGAGGCCAACGATCTCGCCATCCGCGTGGCGCGCGAGTACACGGGCGGCCAGGGCATCATCGTCACGCGCGAGTCGTACCACGGCACCTCGGCCCTCACCTCGGGCCACTCGCCCGCGCTGGGCAGCGGCCAGCCGATCGACCCGACGGCGCGTCTCGTCGACGCCCCCGACGCGTACCGCGCGGGCACCGAGGACATCGGCCGCGTCTTCGCCGACCGGATCGCCGCCGCGATCGCCGACATGCGCGCCGCGGGCATCCCGTTCGCGGGCGTGCTCGCGGACTCGATCTTCTCCTCCGACGGCGTCTTCGCCGACGCGCCCGGCCTGCTCCAGCCGGCCATCGAGCTGGTCCACGCCGAGGGTGGCGTGTGGATCGCCGACGAGGTCCAGCCCGGCTTCGGCCGCACGGGCGACTCCTTCTGGGGATTCGCGCGCCACGACGTGGTGCCCGATCTGGTCACGATGGGCAAGCCGATGGGCAACGGCATCCCCGTGTCCGGCATGGCCGCGAAGGACGAGGTGCTGCGTGCGTTCACCGACCAGCTCCCGTACTTCAACACCTTCGGAGGCAACCCCGTCTCGATGGCCGCCGCGCGCGCCGTGCTCACCGTGATCCGCGAGGAGGAGCTGCAGGAGCGCGCCAAGCGCGTCGGCGCGGAGTTCCGCGCGGCCCTCGCCGAGATCGCGACGCGGCACGAGGCCATCGGGGACATCCGCGGCGCGGGTCAGTTCACGGGCCTCGAGCTCGTGCTCGATCGCACGACCAAGGAGCCCGCCTCGGCGCTCGCGCTCGACCTGCTCGAACAGCTCCGCGAGCGCGGGGTCCTCACCTCGACCGCGGGTCCGCACGCCAACGTCCTCAAGCTGCGCCCGCCGCTCGCGTTCGGCAGCGAGGACATCGACTGGGCGGTGTCCGCGATCGACGAGGGACTCTCGGCGCTGGGGGCCTAG